The genomic region ATACTTAGAGGTCGAGAAAAAAGCCATAAGGATTTAGCGGAGAAGAAATTAAAAGAATTTTTGACTTTTATTAATCATCCATATAAAATCATTCAAGATATAAAAAGCGCTCCGCGAGGGTTAATTATAACAATCTCTTCTTAAAATAAAAAATATGCTAAAAACAAAAAAGGCTGTTCAAAAAAGAATAAAAATTACCAAAAACAAAAAATCACTTCACCGTCCAATAAAACAGAATCACTTTAAATCAAAATTAACAGGTCGAGATAATCAAAAAAAGAGACATTATAAAGGTTTTTATAAGGCGGATGAAAAGGTAATTAAAAAATTTTTGCCTTATAATATCAAATAAAAATTTTTATTAAGGTTTCTGTTTAATTTTTTATAAAAATTAAATGGAAACTATTTTTTATAAATTTTTAAAACTATGGTCAGAGTCAAAAGAGGAAAAATTGCTCATAAGAAAAGAGAAAAAATTTTACGTTATACAAAAGGATTTAAATGGGGTCGCAAATCAAAAGAGCGATTGGCTAAAGAAGCTCTTCTTCATGCGTGGACCCATGCTTTTGAGGGAAGAAAATTAAAAAAGCGTGATTTTCGTCGTCTTTGGCAAACTAAAATTAAGGCTGCGGTTAATCAGGGTGGATTGAAGTATAACGAGTTTATTAACTTATTAAAGAAAAATAATGTAAAAATTAATAGAAAAATCCTTGCTCAATTAGCCGAATTTTATCCGGAAGTTTTCAGCCAAATTGTTTCAGCGGTCAAATAAAAAATTTCACTATGATTATTTTTAAACGAAAAAAATACGATAAGAAAATTTTGAAAGAGTTAAAAGAATTATTGGATAAAGAAAAAAAGGAACTTCAAGAAAAAGTAGAAGAATTGAACTTAAAAGAGAAAGACATGGCAATAAAAATGCCCGATTTTATGGCATCCGAAGATGCTTCAATTGAAGCTGATGAAGTAGAAGAATTAAACAACCTTCTTTCCTTAAAAATGGAATGGGAAAACGAAATTGATAGAATTAATCAAGCATTAGAAAGAATGGAAAAGGGGAGTTATGGCATTTGTGCTGAATGCGGTAATTTAATTGAAATTGCGCGTTTAAAAATTGAACCGACAGCGCAAATTTGTATGACTTGCGTTAAGAAAAAAAATCGTCAAACACCTTAATTATAAAATATTTCTTTACAATGACTGCCAAAGTTTTTTCTTCGGCTGTTGTTGGAATAAAAGCTCAAATAATTGAAGTAGAAGTTGATTTAGCACCTGGTCTTCATGCTTTTAATATTGTGGGTTTGGCTGATAAAGCTGTTAGTGAGGCAAGGGACAGAGTTTCGTCGGCTATAAAAAATAGTGGCGCTGTGGCGCCTCAACGCTTAAATAAAAGAATCACTGTTAATTTAGCGCCGGCTGATTTAAAAAAAGAGGGTTCGGCTTATGATTTGGCTATTGCGGTTGGTTGTCTTTTAGCCTCCAAACAAATCAAAATTTTTAATACTCAAAATAAAATTTTTTTAGGTGAATTAGCGTTGGATGGTAGTTTAAGGCCTGTGGCTGGTGTTTTACCAATTGTTTTAATGGCCAAAAAATTTTCTTTTGAAGAAGTAATTATTCCCAAACAGAATGTTAATGAAGCAGGTCTGGTTGAGGGATTAAAAGTGGTTGGTTGTGAAAATTTAGCAGAAGTAATCGATTATTTAGAAGGAAGAAAGGATATATCTTTTATAAGCAAAGGAGATTTTAATCGGCAAAAATTAAATGATTATTCTGTAGACTTTTCTGATATTAAAGGTCAATATCAAGCAAAAAGAGCTTTAGAAATAGCAGCGGCTGGCGGACACAATGTGTTAATGATTGGATCGCCCGGGGCTGGTAAAAGTATGTTAGCTAAGGCGTTACCTTCGATTTTACCACCTTTATCTTTAGAAGAAGCTTTGGATGTAAGTAAAATTTATAGTGTTTGCGGTTTGCTTTCCAATGAAAATCCTTTGATAACTACAAGACCATTTCGCTCGCCCCATCATACAGCTTCAAAAATTGCTTTAGTTGGGGGAGGATCCTGGCCAAAACCCGGTGAAATTAGTTTGGCTCATCGTGGAGTTTTGTTTATGGATGAAATTCCTGAATTCGCCCGTGATGTTTTAGAAAGTTTAAGGCAACCATTGGAAGATGGCGAAATTACCGTTAGTCGTGTTCAGGGAAGTTTAACTTTTCCAGCGCGATTTATTTTGGTGGCTGCTATGAATCCCTGTCCGTGTGGTTATTATGGCGATTCAGAAAAAGAATGCCGTTGTTCACCTTCGGAAATTTTAAGATATCAAAAGAAAATCTCTGGTCCTTTACTTGACCGTATTGATTTACAAATTGAAGTGCCAAGAGTTAAATATGAGGAGCTCAAGCAGGAAAAAAATGGTGATTCATCAGAGGTAATTAGAAAACGAATTGAAAAAGCACGCGAGATTCAAAAACAAAGATTTGCTCAGTTGGAAAGAAATATTTTCACCAATGCGGAAATGACTTCTAAAGATGTTGAAAAGTTTTGCCGATTGGAAGAGGCAGCAGAAAAATTATTAAAACAAGCCATTGAAAATTGGTATTTATCAGCCAGAAGTTATTATCGGATTCTTAAAGTTGCCCGCACAATTGCTGATTTATCAGAATCAGAAGTGATAAAAAATGAACATATAGCTGAAGCTTTAAGGTATCGGATTAAGAACGAAAATTAAAGAAAAAGATAAAACAAAAAATCGAGTTAAAACTCGATTTTTTGTTTTTGGATAAGATTGTAAACTTTATCTGGCAAAGGGATTTTTAGCGCCGCGGACTTCAAAATGAAGATGACACCCTGGCGAACCGATAACATAACCGCTATTGCCCATTAATCCGATTAATTGTCCCTGCATCACATAATCGCCTTCTTTAACTTGAACTTGATTTAAGTGAGCGTATAGGGTTTCAGTATTGTTGGGATGTTGAATTTTTATATATTTGCCGTAGCTATTGTCATAAGATGCCGTTTCTACCAATCCCTCGGCCGCTGCTAAAACCGGAGTATCGCAGCGATTAGCAATATCAACAGCATTTACATTGTGGAGAATGCCCCAATTAAAACCAGCGACGGGGATGATGTAGTAATATGGATATTCAGGCAAAGAAGAGGTTGCAGCGAATACTTTATAAGTTCTGGGCATTCGGCCATCGGGTATAATAATTTTTTGTCCTGGTATTAAAGAAGAGCTAGTTAAATTATTGTAAGCAATAATTTTGTCAGTTGCGACAGAGTATAATTCCGCAATTTTTTCTATTGTGTCACCGGGTTTGATTTCATGCAGAACGCCAGATACTGGTAAAATAATTAATTCTTCGCCGGGAGTGATTCTTTCACTTTTCAAATTATTAGCCCATTTTATAGTATCCAAACTTATACCAAATTCAGAGGCAAGACTTAATAACGTATCACCCTTTTGAACTTTATAAATCAAGACACCATTTTTATCCGTTTTAATACTTGTAAGAATGGGGCTGGGATTTTGTAAGCTATTGTTGTCAATAAGATAATAAATATTGGAGTCGGCGATAGATGAAAACCCCAAACCTTTATTTTCATTAAAACTCTGATTAACGGCGAGAGCAAAAACGGCTGTATTGTTATTATTTGATGCTAAATTTGTGGTAATTAATTTTGGACCGCCTAAAATTCCTCTGTCCGACTCTTTGTAAGCTAAAAGTTTATTTTCGTTTGTGTAATTAATGACTATTAAAACAATTCCTAAAATAAACAAAAAGACAACCGTTGGGAGTGGCTGTCTAAAGAAAAAGAACTTCTCTTTTAACGAAAAGAGGTTTTTTGAATTAAAAATGATAACTTTCAGTTCAATCGTGATCTTTCGAATCAATCGCTTAAAATTGGTGAAAAGCGTACAAATAAGCTTGTTTAATTGTTTTCTCCTCAAAAGACAGGGGTCTTTTTAAGGATTACTCTAAATTATAAACAAAGAGGAAAACAAGTCAAGTTTTTGTTAATCGAGAAAAAATCAGTTTAAAAATCTAAAAATTATAATAATTTTTGCTGGAAAAAACGAAGAAAAAATGTTAAACTTAGTTTTATGATTGATAAGTTTGAAATTCTGGAGAATTTAAATGAGGATCAGAAAGAGGCGGTGCTTTTTACAGAAGGGCCGCTTTTAATTGTGGCTGGTGCTGGGTCGGGCAAAACGAAAACTTTATCTCATCGGGTGGCCTATCTTTTGGCTACTGGTATAAAACCCGAAAATATTTTAGCTATTACTTTTACTAATAAAGCTGCCGAAGAGATGCGTGAACGAATTAAAAAAATTTTGGGCGCTAATAATTTTTCTCATAAACTTTTTATAGGGACTTTTCATAAATTAGGCTTAAATATTCTAAAGGATTTATTAAGAATAGTGCGCCGCAATAAAAATTTTGTAATTTTTGATGAAGACGATTCATTAAAAATTATTAAAGATTGTTTACGAGAACTAAATTTGCCGAAAGAACAATTTTTACCAAGTATTGTTCGCAATGAAATTTCTCGAGCCAAGAGTGAATTAATTGATGTGATTAACTATGAAAAAAACGTTGAAAATTTTTTTCAAGAAAAAGTAGCAAAAGTTTATCGATTATATGAGGAAAAATTAATTCAAAACAATGCTTTTGATTTTGACGATTTGATTAAATTGCCAGTAGAAATTTTTCAAAAAAATCCAGAAATTTTGGAAAAATATCAAAACAAATGGAAATATATTTTAGTTGATGAATATCAGGATACAAACACTTCCCAATATCAATTAATAAAACTTCTTGCTTCGAAATATCGCAATTTATGTGTGGTGGGCGATGAAGACCAGTCAATTTATACTTGGCGACAAGCTGATTTTCGCAATTTTTTAAATTTTGAAAAAGATTGGCCAGATGCAAAGGTGGTAGTATTGCGAACCAGTTATCGGTTAACAAAGAATATTTTGAGAGCAGCCCAAGAGATAATAAAAAACAATAGATTGCGTCGAGAAAAAGAATTGATATCGGTTAACAAAGAAGGAAAGCCAGTTTTTGTTGTGAGGACACTTGATGAAATTGAAGAAGCAGAATTTGTAGCCTCGATGATTTTAAATTTAATCGAACAATATCATTATCAATATAAAAATTTCGCTGTGCTTTATAGAATCAATGCCCAATCCCGTGTTTTGGAGGAGGTTTTTTTAAAAGCAGGCATCCCTTATCAAATTTTTGCTGGCATTAAATTTTATCAAAGAAAAGAAATAAAAGATATTATTGCTTATTTAAGGATTTTAGTTAATCCAAAAGATTTGGCTAGTTTAGAGCGGATTATTAATATTCCGCCGCGCCAAATTGGAGCAAAGAAAACGGCAATTATTTTTCAAGAGGATAATTATGAAAAAGTTTGGGAAAATATTAAAAAAATTGCCGAAGCAAAAAATTTTTTAAAAATTTATAATGAATTAAAGAATTTAGTTGATAAAATTCCAATAGCCCAATTATTGCGAGAATTATTAAATAGAATTAATTATGAGCAGTATCTGAAGGAAACAGTTAAAGATCCTATAGAAAAATGGCAAAATGTTTTGGAGTTGGTGCGATTAGCAGAGGATTTTGATGCTTATGAAAAAGGCACATTGACAGAATTTTTAGAAAAAATCACTTTATTTCAGGAGGGTGATGAAAAAACAGAGGATAGAAACTATGTTTCTTTAATGACTT from Patescibacteria group bacterium harbors:
- the rplT gene encoding 50S ribosomal protein L20 codes for the protein MVRVKRGKIAHKKREKILRYTKGFKWGRKSKERLAKEALLHAWTHAFEGRKLKKRDFRRLWQTKIKAAVNQGGLKYNEFINLLKKNNVKINRKILAQLAEFYPEVFSQIVSAVK
- a CDS encoding TraR/DksA family transcriptional regulator, whose amino-acid sequence is MIIFKRKKYDKKILKELKELLDKEKKELQEKVEELNLKEKDMAIKMPDFMASEDASIEADEVEELNNLLSLKMEWENEIDRINQALERMEKGSYGICAECGNLIEIARLKIEPTAQICMTCVKKKNRQTP
- a CDS encoding YifB family Mg chelatase-like AAA ATPase, translating into MTAKVFSSAVVGIKAQIIEVEVDLAPGLHAFNIVGLADKAVSEARDRVSSAIKNSGAVAPQRLNKRITVNLAPADLKKEGSAYDLAIAVGCLLASKQIKIFNTQNKIFLGELALDGSLRPVAGVLPIVLMAKKFSFEEVIIPKQNVNEAGLVEGLKVVGCENLAEVIDYLEGRKDISFISKGDFNRQKLNDYSVDFSDIKGQYQAKRALEIAAAGGHNVLMIGSPGAGKSMLAKALPSILPPLSLEEALDVSKIYSVCGLLSNENPLITTRPFRSPHHTASKIALVGGGSWPKPGEISLAHRGVLFMDEIPEFARDVLESLRQPLEDGEITVSRVQGSLTFPARFILVAAMNPCPCGYYGDSEKECRCSPSEILRYQKKISGPLLDRIDLQIEVPRVKYEELKQEKNGDSSEVIRKRIEKAREIQKQRFAQLERNIFTNAEMTSKDVEKFCRLEEAAEKLLKQAIENWYLSARSYYRILKVARTIADLSESEVIKNEHIAEALRYRIKNEN
- a CDS encoding peptidoglycan DD-metalloendopeptidase family protein, with product MFILGIVLIVINYTNENKLLAYKESDRGILGGPKLITTNLASNNNNTAVFALAVNQSFNENKGLGFSSIADSNIYYLIDNNSLQNPSPILTSIKTDKNGVLIYKVQKGDTLLSLASEFGISLDTIKWANNLKSERITPGEELIILPVSGVLHEIKPGDTIEKIAELYSVATDKIIAYNNLTSSSLIPGQKIIIPDGRMPRTYKVFAATSSLPEYPYYYIIPVAGFNWGILHNVNAVDIANRCDTPVLAAAEGLVETASYDNSYGKYIKIQHPNNTETLYAHLNQVQVKEGDYVMQGQLIGLMGNSGYVIGSPGCHLHFEVRGAKNPFAR
- a CDS encoding UvrD-helicase domain-containing protein, translated to MIDKFEILENLNEDQKEAVLFTEGPLLIVAGAGSGKTKTLSHRVAYLLATGIKPENILAITFTNKAAEEMRERIKKILGANNFSHKLFIGTFHKLGLNILKDLLRIVRRNKNFVIFDEDDSLKIIKDCLRELNLPKEQFLPSIVRNEISRAKSELIDVINYEKNVENFFQEKVAKVYRLYEEKLIQNNAFDFDDLIKLPVEIFQKNPEILEKYQNKWKYILVDEYQDTNTSQYQLIKLLASKYRNLCVVGDEDQSIYTWRQADFRNFLNFEKDWPDAKVVVLRTSYRLTKNILRAAQEIIKNNRLRREKELISVNKEGKPVFVVRTLDEIEEAEFVASMILNLIEQYHYQYKNFAVLYRINAQSRVLEEVFLKAGIPYQIFAGIKFYQRKEIKDIIAYLRILVNPKDLASLERIINIPPRQIGAKKTAIIFQEDNYEKVWENIKKIAEAKNFLKIYNELKNLVDKIPIAQLLRELLNRINYEQYLKETVKDPIEKWQNVLELVRLAEDFDAYEKGTLTEFLEKITLFQEGDEKTEDRNYVSLMTLHSAKGLEFDVVFIVGAEEGILPHIQSQYSEEELEEERRLMYVGMTRAKEEVYLIWSSRRKMFGQLKISESSRFVEEIPKELKEEIELEPYKEIIDPDYPEIELIDDDNYEI